A genomic region of Anopheles coustani chromosome 3, idAnoCousDA_361_x.2, whole genome shotgun sequence contains the following coding sequences:
- the LOC131265245 gene encoding glutactin-like: MTVQWILNGLLSTVLLLLLSHGGGRVSGQQATPIVVIDGLGTVQGTRGRTAWTDREIYKFYNVRYAEAPVGQQRFRNPVPARPWSGVYNAAAPGRPCPQIGLNVTNDVAPEDCLTLSVFTANPTGSSPVMVYIHGGAFVMGSASDYEPDYLLEKNIVLVVLQYRLGPLGFLSTGTANIPGNVGMLDIILALEWVSQNIRFFGGDSTLVTVFGESAGGAAVSALLYSPLVRNGLFQRAIVQSGSIFSPWATCRSPKDGAMDIARRVNCDRPVEAMEDCLRAVPARRLMEAYEEHKNTQFGITGYPDVSGACIVIGEASPFMPKHPKTIARSSIRSMELMAGTTSQEGLMFWEGVYRYGLSYKPDTMETSWDLLQLIDTINERFGASSNDGAHMWHQIFDTFQTTELDRVNYTELLPGLVDICGNLAIKAPVLQDITRYSRANPGKVFLYSFDYSGISSMYNFSASEDFQYPYPNNSFHAEDLFYLFPLGQRLNEPDSEMAKMMVDLWTSFASSGKPSATRLNISWDPVANFYGPYLKINNGCSVNNNYFDEFTASTERVRQQRSEASFFILSKTIALIAILLGVIKTLL, translated from the exons ATGACGGTGCAGTGGATTTTGAACGGTTTGCTATCGAcagtgttgctgctgttgttatCGCACGGCGGTGGACGTGTAAGTGGTCAACAGGCTACACCGATCGTGGTGATTGATGGGCTTGGCACGGTGCAAGGAACGCGTGGTCGCACGGCCTGGACCGATCGGGAAATCTACAAGTTTTACAACGTACGCTACGCCGAGGCACCTGTCGGACAGCAGCGATTCCGAAACCCTGTCCCCGCGCGACCGTGGAGCGGTGTGTATAATGCGGCAGCACCGGGTAGACCGTGTCCACAGATTGGGCTAAATGTTACCAATGACGTGGCCCCCGAGGACTGTCTTACACTTTCCGTGTTCACGGCCAAC CCAACCGGCAGCAGTCCCGTGATGGTGTACATACATGGTGGTGCGTTTGTCATGGGTTCCGCGTCGGACTACGAACCGGACTACCTGCTGGAAAAGAACATCGTACTAGTGGTGTTACAATATCGCCTAGGACCGCTCGGATTCCTCTCCACCGGTACGGCAAACATTCCCGGAAATGTTGGCATGCTCGATATAATTCTGGCCCTTGAGTGGGTCTCACAGAACATCCGCTTCTTCGGCGGTGATAGCACACTCGTCACCGTTTTCGGGGAATCCGCTGGTGGTGCAGCGGTTTCCGCGTTGCTATATAGCCCGTTGGTGCGGAATGGTCTCTTCCAGCGGGCAATTGTTCAGTCGGGGTCCATATTTTCCCCCTGGGCTACGTGCCGATCGCCAAAGGATGGTGCGATGGATATCGCAAGGCGCGTAAACTGTGACCGACCGGTAGAAGCTATGGAAGACTGCTTAAGAGCCGTTCCAGCACGACGGTTAATGGAGGCATACGAGGAGCATAAG AACACTCAATTCGGTATTACAGGATATCCGGATGTATCTGGAGCGTGCATTGTAATCGGAGAAGCTTCGCCCTTTATGCCGAAACACCCGAAAACGATCGCACGGAGTTCTATTCGCAGCATGGAACTGATGGCTGGAACCACCTCTCAAGAGGGATTAATGTTCTGGGAAGGTGTATACCGTTACGGCCTGTCGTACAAGCCGGATACCATGGAGACATCATGGGACCTGCTGCAGCTAATCGACACCATCAACGAGCGATTCGGAGCAAGTTCCAACGATGGAGCGCATATGTGGCATCAGATTTTCGATACATTCCAAACGACGGAGCTGGATCGTGTCAATTATACCGAGCTTCTTCCTGGACTTGttgat ATTTGTGGTAACCTTGCGATCAAGGCACCGGTCCTGCAAGACATCACCCGATATTCACGCGCCAACCCAGGGAAAGTATTTTTGTACAGCTTCGACTACAGTGGAATATCTTCGATGTACAACTTTTCTGCCTCGGAAGACTTCCAGTATCCATATCCTAACAATTCGTTCCATGCGGAAGACCTGTTCTACCTGTTTCCCCTCGGGCAACGCCTCAATGAGCCAGATTCCGAAATGGCGAAGATGATGGTTGATCTCTGGACTTCATTTGCCAGTAGCGGAAAACCGTCAGCCACACGGCTGAACATCAGCTGGGATCCTGTAGCAA ATTTTTATGGCCCGTACCTTAAGATAAACAACGGGTGTTCGGTGAATAACAATTATTTTGATGAATTCACGGCATCTACAGAGAGAGTAAGGCAACAGCGATCTGAggcatcatttttcattctttcaaAAACGATTGCCTTAATTGCAATTTTACTTGGGGTTATTAAAACTCTATTGTAA
- the LOC131265256 gene encoding esterase E4-like — translation MQGFQRSDLFLLFALSIAMILSSAYADDHRPPIVGIKGLGLVEGIMGESAWTGRPIYQFYNIKYAEAPVGDLRFRAPVSVLPWEGIMNATVPGRGCPQSRTISTEDPDAEDCLTLSVYSNDLTKSRPVMLYVHGGAFVVGSAERFGPGFLLERDIVLVVIQYRLGTLGFLSTGTEAIPGNAAMYDVLESLEWVSRHIHNFGGNPNDVTIFGESAGGHAVSAMLHSPRVREGLFHRAIIQSGTLFMPWVTCQNPTEGAYEIARIIGCPMTSAEEIDNCLKQASVKDLVQAQDEHKRIEFSSPGYPKVSGACITIGGVFGEESFMPVHPKDLTVLRNVDLIVGMNSQEGLIFFNEYFRYALDSVPITWDSAWEFLEFVETLNIKFGSGAFVDAVVGYELLSKVSWEEMVRANFSELVPVLIDISGNLALKYGSVEEANRFAKAYPAQVYLYNFDYVGPPSPVTPGFPYPFPNTVGHGDELKFLFPMNELNEEHTKMANIMVDLWTSFAIAGIPQAENVIPWPTVSRPFGPYLRLVNPPEQMEYFVQEFTNSVEKAREVIEASASTSPFLSMCLDLTSKWRA, via the exons ATGCAAGGTTTCCAACGAAGCGATCTTTTCTTGCTCTTTGCGCTCTCGATTGCGATGATTTTGAGTTCGGCGTACGCCGACGATCACCGACCACCAATCGTAGGCATAAAAGGGCTTGGACTTGTCGAAGGCATCATGGGAGAGTCGGCCTGGACCGGGCGCCCAATCTATCAATTCTACAACATCAAGTACGCCGAAGCTCCAGTAGGAGATCTACGATTCCGCGCGCCAGTTAGCGTCCTCCCCTGGGAAGGAATCATGAATGCAACCGTTCCGGGTAGAGGTTGCCCACAGTCTCGAACCATCTCGACGGAGGATCCAGATGCAGAAGATTGTCTTACACTTTCGGTATACTCCAATGAT CTTACGAAAAGCCGCCCAGTTATGCTGTATGTCCACGGTGGAGCATTCGTGGTCGGGTCGGCTGAGCGGTTCGGACCTGGTTTCTTGCTGGAAAGAGACATCGTTCTGGTTGTGATCCAGTACCGCCTGGGAACGCTTGGATTCCTCTCGACCGGCACGGAAGCCATTCCTGGCAATGCCGCCATGTATGATGTACTTGAGTCACTCGAGTGGGTATCGCGCCACATTCACAACTTTGGAGGAAACCCGAACGATGTGACGATCTTCGGCGAATCGGCTGGAGGACACGCGGTCTCGGCCATGCTGCATAGTCCTCGCGTTCGAGAAGGATTGTTCCATCGAGCCATCATTCAGTCAGGTACACTGTTCATGCCCTGGGTTACCTGTCAAAATCCTACCGAGGGTGCGTACGAGATCGCTCGCATCATCGGGTGTCCTATGACAAGTGCCGAGGAGATCGATAACTGTCTTAAACAGGCATCGGTGAAAGACCTTGTCCAGGCACAAGACGAACATAAA CGAATCGAATTCAGTTCTCCCGGCTATCCGAAGGTCAGTGGAGCTTGCATCACGATCGGAGGAGTCTTCGGAGAGGAAAGTTTTATGCCGGTACACCCTAAGGATTTGACAGTGCTGCGTAATGTTGATCTTATCGTCGGAATGAACTCCCAGGAGGGTCTTATATTCTTCAACGAATACTTCCGCTACGCCTTGGACTCGGTGCCTATCACCTGGGATTCGGCCTGGGAGTTCCTCGAGTTTGTCGAGACACTCAATATCAAATTCGGCTCTGGTGCGTTCGTAGATGCAGTGGTCGGATATGAGTTGTTGAGTAAAGTTAGCTGGGAGGAAATGGTGCGAGCCAACTTCTCTGAGCTGGTTCCTGTGTTGATCGAT ATCAGCGGAAATTTGGCACTGAAGTACGGCTCTGTAGAGGAAGCCAATCGCTTCGCCAAGGCTTATCCCGCCCAAGTTTACCTGTACAACTTCGACTACGTTGGACCTCCGTCTCCCGTCACCCCTGGCTTTCCTTATCCTTTCCCCAACACCGTTGGACACGGAGACGAGCTGAAGTTCCTCTTTCCGATGAACGAGTTGAACGAGGAGCATACGAAAATGGCCAACATTATGGTAGATCTTTGGACGTCGTTCGCCATCGCTGGCATACCGCAGGCAGAAAACGTGATCCCTTGGCCAACAGTTTCTC GACCCTTTGGGCCGTACCTCCGACTGGTTAATCCACCGGAACAGATGGAATATTTCGTTCAGGAATTCACTAACAGTGTGGAAAAGGCGAGGGAGGTGATTGAGGCTAGCGCATCGACATCCCCCTTTCTTTCGATGTGTCTCGATCTGACATCCAAGTGGCGTGCATAA